In Clostridium ljungdahlii DSM 13528, the genomic window AGCATAATAAAACCTCTGCTTCCTTAAATTCATCCTTATAATACAAATTGTCATCTTCAACTACTTCTATGTCATATCCCAATCTTTGTATGCCACTGATACTTTTCTTACCAAAATCACGAGTACACAGTAATTTAATTCCCATAAGACTCACCCCTATAAAATCAAATACCTAACATCCAGCTATTCCATAAACTTACCCATTTTTCTAAATTTATTGTATCTTTGTTCAAGTAATTCCTCTTTAGACCTTTTCCTAAGTATGCCTATTTTTTCTATAAGTTCTTCTTTTATGGTGCAGGACATTTTATCTACATCCTTTTGTGCCCCTCCTGCAGGTTCCTTTAATATCTTATCTATTATACCGTATTTTTTTAAATCTTGAGCTGTAATTTTCATAATCTCAGCTGCTTCCTTAGCTTTGGAAGCATCTTTCCATAGTATACCTGCAAAACCTTCTGGGGTTAAAATAGAATATATAGAATTCTCCAGCATCCAAACTGAATCCGCTACAGCAAAAGCAAGAGCACCTCCGCTTCCACCTTCTCCAACTATTATAGATATTATAGGTACTCTTAAATTAAACATCTCCATCAGATTTTTGGCTATTGCCTCTCCCTGTCCTCTTTCCTCTGCTTCCATGCCGCAAAAAGCTCCAGGTGTATCCACAAAACATATAATAGGCCTATCAAATTTATCTGCCTGCTTCATGAGTCTTAATCCTTTTCTATATCCGTCAGGCTCCGGCATACCAAAATTTCTCTTTATATTCTCCTGTGTATTCCTACCTTTTTGCTGGGCCACAATGGTTACAGGCTCACCATTTAACAATCCAATGCCTCCTACTACAGAAGGATCGTCATTAAAATATCTATCTCCATGAAGCTCCATAAAAGAGTCAAATATTCTATTTATATAATCAAGTGAAGTTGGCCTTTCTATCATTCTAGCTAAAGTAACCCTATCCCACGCACTTTTACTCTCAAATTTTTTATTAAAAATTTTTTGAACCTTTTCTAATTTTTCCATATAAGAGCTTCCTTTCATTTAGAAAATTTACCTATTCCTATTATGAATATACAATATCTTCTTCAAGGTACTCTTTAAATTTTCCCTTGAAACTATACTATCTACAAATCCATGTTTTAATAGAAATTCTGCACTTTGAAATCCATCGGGAAGTTTTTGCTTTATGGTCTGCTCTATTACTCTCTTTCCTGCAAATCCAACAAGTGCTCCAGGTTCTGCTAAAATTATATCACCAAGCATAGCAAAACTTGCTGTAACTCCACCAGTAGTAGGATCTGTAAGAACCGATATATATAAAAGTCCTGCATCATTCAACCTGTTTATAGCTCCACTTATCTTTGCCATTTGCATTAATGAAAAAATACCCTCCTGCATTCTAGCGCCTCCAGAAGCTGTAAAAATAATTAGAGGTATTTTTAACTCAATAGCTTTTTCTACAGCTCTAGTAATTTTCTCTCCTACCACGGAACCCATGCTTCCCATCATAAAATTACTATCCATAACACAAATTACTGCAGACTCTCCTCCTATAGTACCCTTTCCTGTAATTACAGCTTCTTTGAGGTTAGTCTTTTTCTGCATATTGCTGATTTTATCTTCATATCCTTTAAATCCTATAGGATTAGTAGACGTCATGTTTTCATCAAATTGGCAAAAGCTATCCTTATCTGTTATAAGATCTATTCTTTCTTTAGCATTCATCCTAAAATGATGCTTGCAATACTGGCATACCCTATTATTTTTTTCTAGATCCTGCTTATATAGTACCTTACCACATCCATCACATTTTACCCACATTCCATTTGGTATACTTGGCTTTGAATCTAAATCTTCATGGATATTATTTAAAGCCCTCTGACTAACTGTAATATATTTTGTTTTTTTAAAGAATTTATTTAACAAGCTTTATCACCTCTCTTATAAGATTGACCACCAAATCGTAAATAGTCAATTTATTTTATAGTAAAGCAATATAACTATTTTACTACAAATAAAGGAAGGAATTAATACTTGAAATTATTTTCTATAAACTTTGTATCATAAGTTCCTTCTATAAATTCCTTACTATCTATGAGTTCAAATTGGAAGTCTATATTGGTACTAACCCCTTCTATAATAAACTCTCCCAAGGCTCTCCTCATTCTGCATATAGCCTCATCCCTATCTTTTCCATATACAATGAGCTTTGCTATCATAGAATCATAATAGGGAGGAATATTATATCCCGAGTACACTGCACTATCTACTCTTACATTAAAACCTCCAGGTACATATAAGTCTTTTATCTTTCCTGGAGAAGGCATAAAACCTCTTTTTACATCTTCTGCATTTATTCTGCATTCTATAGAATGACCGGTTATCTTAACATCCTCTTGAGAAAAATCTAACTTTTCTCCTGCTGCAATTTTTATCTGTTCTTTTACAAGATCTATACCTGTTACCATTTCTGTTATAGCATGTTCTACTTGAATACGAGTATTCATCTCCATGAAATAGTAATTATTATTTTTGTCTAAAAGAAATTCTACAGTTCCAGCATTATTATAATGTACAGCCTTGGCTGCCCTTACAGCTGTTTCTCCCATGGATTTTCTAAGTTCTTCCGTAACTACCTTGCTAGGTGCTTCTTCCATTACTTTTTGATTTCTTCTCTGCATGGAACAGTCTCTTTCCCCCAGATAAACTACATTTTCAAAATTATCTCCAAGTATCTGAATTTCTACATGCTTTGGTCTTTCTATAAACTTTTCTAAGTATATAGTGTCATCTCCAAAGGCTGCACTAGCTTCAGCTTTAGCATTTTCATAATTTTTTATAATCTCAGATTCATCATATACGACTCTTATACCACGTCCACCACCGCCTGCAGAGGCTTTTATCATAACAGGATATCCTATTTTTCTTGCAGTTTCCAAAAGTTCTTCATTTGTTTTTATAGCACCATCTGACCCTGGAACGATAGGAACTCCTGCCTTTCCCATTATATCTCTAGCATTAGACTTATTGCCCATATTGTCAATACATTCCGGAGTAGGGCCTATAAAAGTAATATTACACTGTTTACATATACTTGCAAACTTACTGTTTTCAGATAAAAAACCAAATCCAGGATGAATAGCTTGCGCTCCTGATAAAACTGTGGCACTTATTATATTTTGTACGTTTAAATAACTTTCTTTAGGAGATGCCGGTCCTATACATATGGCTTCATCCGCCATCTGAGTATGAAGTGCATCCCTATCTGCTTCTGAATACACTGCTACAGTTTCTATTCCCATTTCCCTGCAAGCTCTAATTATCCTAACTGCTATTTCTCCTCTATTGGCAATCAAAATCTTATTAAACACTTTTAAAATTCAACTCCTGACAATTTAATTTTTGTCTCCTATCATAAACAACAATTCACCTTCAGCAGCTTTTTTGCCTTCCACATAGGCTACTGCCTTTCCAATTCCTGCAGGTCCTTTAATTTTTACAATCTCTGCTTCTAATTTAAGTGTGTCCCCAGGCACTACCTTTCTTCTGAATTTTGCCTTATTTATTCCTCCAAAGAAAGCTATTTTTCCTTTAAATTCTTCTTTGCTTAAAATAGCTACAGCTCCAGCCTGAGCTAATGCTTCTATTATAAGTACTCCAGGCATTACAGGTTCTTCTGGAAAATGTCCCTGAAAAAAATATTCATTAGCAGTAACATTCTTATATGCTATAACTTTCTTACCTGGCTCCATATACGTTACCTTATCCAACAAAAGAAATGGATATCTATGAGGAATAATTTGTTTTATTTCATTTATTCCAAAATTCACATTAAATTCGTCTTGTTCCATAAGTATTCTCCTCCCACAGCTGTTAAGATTCAGTTTTTATTTTAAATAGCGGCTGGCCATACTCTACCATCTGTTCATTCTTAACTAAAATATCCACTACTTCTCCATCTACCTCGCTTTGAATCTCATTCATAAGTTTCATAGCTTCTATTATACACAGAGTGTCTCCTTTTTTTACCTTAGATCCTACATTTACAAAAACAGGTTTTTCAGGTCCTGATGAATTGTAAAAAGTACCTACTATAGGTGACTTTACTTCTTTTATATTGCTGTCCTCTATATCATCATCTTTTTTTTCTTCAACTTTTTTTACCTTATCTATATTATCTTCTTTTGCTTCAATTTTGTCACTTTGTTTTTCAAAGACAGGTTTTACATTTTCTCCATTTCCTTTTACTATGTTTACCTGTTTTATATTTCCTTCTTCACCCTGCTTTTTCATAATTATAGATACGTTATCCCAATTAACTTCTAAATATCCAAGCTTTGAATTATCCATAGTTTTTATCATATTCTCAATTGCTTTAAAGTCCATATTTACTCACTCCACTTTTTTAATAAAATTACTGCATTATGTCCGCCAAATCCTAAAGAATTAGACATAACATATTTAAGTTCAGCCTTTCTTGCCTTGTTTGGAACATAATCTAAGTCACATTCCTCATCCTGAACTTTATATCCTACTGTAGGAGGTATAATTCCTTCTTCTAAAGCCTTAACACTTATTATAGCCTCTATTGCTCCTGCAGCTCCAAGCAAATGTCCAGTCATTGATTTTGTAGAGCTTATAGGTATATTCTTTGCATAATCTCCGAAAGCTTTTTTAATTGCCTCTGTTTCAACTTTATCATTTATTTTTGTACTTGTTCCATGAGCATTTATATAAGATACCTCTTCTTTTTCAATTCCAGCTTCTTCTATAGCAAGGCTCATAGCCCTTGCTGCGCCTTCACCACCTGGTGCTGGTGATGTCATATGATATGCATCACATGTAAAACCATATCCAACTAATTCCGCATATATTTTAGCTCCTCTTTTTTGAGCATGTTCTAATGACTCCAATATCAATATACCGGAACCTTCTCCCATTACAAATCCATCTCTTTCCTTATCAAAAGGAACAGATGCTCTTTTAGGGTCTGTGCTCTTAGTTAAAGTAGTTGCTGCAGCAAATCCAGCCATAGACAATGGTGTAATACATGCTTCGGTTCCACCTGCTATCATTACATCTGCGAGATTATTTTTAATCATTCTAAAAGCTTCACCCAAACAATTTGTACCTGTAGCACAAGCCGTAACTATATTGCTGCATGGTCCCTTAGCTCCAAATTTTATAGCTATATTTCCAGCAGCCATATTGCTTATAATCATTGGTATAAATAAAGGAGTTATTCTGTTAGGTCCTTTTTCCTCTAACACAGAATGTTGTTTTTCTATAGTTCCTATTCCCCCTATACCTGAACCAATAACTACTCCAAACCTTTCTTTCTC contains:
- a CDS encoding acetyl-CoA carboxylase carboxyltransferase subunit alpha; translation: MEKLEKVQKIFNKKFESKSAWDRVTLARMIERPTSLDYINRIFDSFMELHGDRYFNDDPSVVGGIGLLNGEPVTIVAQQKGRNTQENIKRNFGMPEPDGYRKGLRLMKQADKFDRPIICFVDTPGAFCGMEAEERGQGEAIAKNLMEMFNLRVPIISIIVGEGGSGGALAFAVADSVWMLENSIYSILTPEGFAGILWKDASKAKEAAEIMKITAQDLKKYGIIDKILKEPAGGAQKDVDKMSCTIKEELIEKIGILRKRSKEELLEQRYNKFRKMGKFME
- the accD gene encoding acetyl-CoA carboxylase, carboxyltransferase subunit beta; this translates as MLNKFFKKTKYITVSQRALNNIHEDLDSKPSIPNGMWVKCDGCGKVLYKQDLEKNNRVCQYCKHHFRMNAKERIDLITDKDSFCQFDENMTSTNPIGFKGYEDKISNMQKKTNLKEAVITGKGTIGGESAVICVMDSNFMMGSMGSVVGEKITRAVEKAIELKIPLIIFTASGGARMQEGIFSLMQMAKISGAINRLNDAGLLYISVLTDPTTGGVTASFAMLGDIILAEPGALVGFAGKRVIEQTIKQKLPDGFQSAEFLLKHGFVDSIVSRENLKSTLKKILYIHNRNR
- a CDS encoding acetyl-CoA carboxylase biotin carboxylase subunit, whose protein sequence is MFNKILIANRGEIAVRIIRACREMGIETVAVYSEADRDALHTQMADEAICIGPASPKESYLNVQNIISATVLSGAQAIHPGFGFLSENSKFASICKQCNITFIGPTPECIDNMGNKSNARDIMGKAGVPIVPGSDGAIKTNEELLETARKIGYPVMIKASAGGGGRGIRVVYDESEIIKNYENAKAEASAAFGDDTIYLEKFIERPKHVEIQILGDNFENVVYLGERDCSMQRRNQKVMEEAPSKVVTEELRKSMGETAVRAAKAVHYNNAGTVEFLLDKNNNYYFMEMNTRIQVEHAITEMVTGIDLVKEQIKIAAGEKLDFSQEDVKITGHSIECRINAEDVKRGFMPSPGKIKDLYVPGGFNVRVDSAVYSGYNIPPYYDSMIAKLIVYGKDRDEAICRMRRALGEFIIEGVSTNIDFQFELIDSKEFIEGTYDTKFIENNFKY
- the fabZ gene encoding 3-hydroxyacyl-ACP dehydratase FabZ, coding for MEQDEFNVNFGINEIKQIIPHRYPFLLLDKVTYMEPGKKVIAYKNVTANEYFFQGHFPEEPVMPGVLIIEALAQAGAVAILSKEEFKGKIAFFGGINKAKFRRKVVPGDTLKLEAEIVKIKGPAGIGKAVAYVEGKKAAEGELLFMIGDKN
- the accB gene encoding acetyl-CoA carboxylase biotin carboxyl carrier protein, producing MDFKAIENMIKTMDNSKLGYLEVNWDNVSIIMKKQGEEGNIKQVNIVKGNGENVKPVFEKQSDKIEAKEDNIDKVKKVEEKKDDDIEDSNIKEVKSPIVGTFYNSSGPEKPVFVNVGSKVKKGDTLCIIEAMKLMNEIQSEVDGEVVDILVKNEQMVEYGQPLFKIKTES
- the fabF gene encoding beta-ketoacyl-ACP synthase II, which codes for MEKRVVITGLGAITPVGNDTNTFWNNIKNGVCGIDFIKAFDAENYKAKVAAEVKGFDPHEHLDRKESKRFDRFCQFAMVSAMEAVEDSKLDIESVEKERFGVVIGSGIGGIGTIEKQHSVLEEKGPNRITPLFIPMIISNMAAGNIAIKFGAKGPCSNIVTACATGTNCLGEAFRMIKNNLADVMIAGGTEACITPLSMAGFAAATTLTKSTDPKRASVPFDKERDGFVMGEGSGILILESLEHAQKRGAKIYAELVGYGFTCDAYHMTSPAPGGEGAARAMSLAIEEAGIEKEEVSYINAHGTSTKINDKVETEAIKKAFGDYAKNIPISSTKSMTGHLLGAAGAIEAIISVKALEEGIIPPTVGYKVQDEECDLDYVPNKARKAELKYVMSNSLGFGGHNAVILLKKWSE